The following proteins come from a genomic window of Mariniflexile sp. TRM1-10:
- the gldF gene encoding gliding motility-associated ABC transporter permease subunit GldF gives MFAILKKEINTFFASPIGYLVIGFFLLLNGLFLWFFKGENNILDYGFADLSSFFLLAPWILIFLIPAVTMRSFSDEKKQGTLELLLTKPITHLNIVLGKYFGAFVLILIALLPTLLYVYTIYQLGNPVGNLDFGSTLGSYFGLLFLIAAYTAIGVFASTLSDNQIVAFITSVAICFMFYIGFESVADYTSSNFIEQLGMNAHYKSISRGVIDTRDIIYFLSITAFFIMLTKLNINKE, from the coding sequence ATGTTTGCCATACTTAAAAAAGAAATAAATACATTTTTCGCATCGCCCATTGGCTATTTGGTTATTGGTTTCTTTTTATTGCTTAATGGTTTATTCTTGTGGTTCTTTAAAGGTGAAAACAATATATTAGATTATGGGTTTGCCGATTTATCATCGTTTTTCCTACTAGCTCCATGGATATTAATTTTCCTAATTCCTGCGGTAACTATGCGTAGTTTTTCAGATGAAAAAAAACAAGGTACTTTAGAACTTTTACTCACCAAACCTATTACGCATTTAAACATTGTTCTAGGTAAATATTTTGGTGCATTCGTTTTAATTTTAATCGCCCTTTTACCAACTTTATTATATGTTTACACCATTTACCAATTAGGAAATCCTGTTGGCAATTTGGATTTTGGAAGTACTTTAGGTTCTTACTTTGGCTTGTTGTTTTTAATTGCTGCCTACACAGCTATTGGTGTATTCGCTTCTACCTTATCAGACAACCAAATAGTGGCTTTTATAACATCAGTCGCTATTTGCTTTATGTTTTATATTGGTTTTGAAAGTGTTGCCGACTACACTTCAAGTAATTTTATAGAACAATTGGGTATGAACGCCCACTACAAAAGCATCAGTCGAGGCGTCATAGACACCCGAGACATCATCTATTTTTTAAGTATTACAGCATTTTTTATAATGCTAACGAAACTGAATATTAATAAAGAATAA
- a CDS encoding DoxX family protein, with protein MFQRIIRSDNSKTTIIIRLMVGTVFFSEGIQKFIFPAIRGAGRFEKIGLPSPEFLGNFVGTFEILCGALILIGLLTRLASIPLIIIMLVAIATTKAGILANQGFWEMMHGSRTDWAMLLGSIFLLIKGGGYWSVDNKLNNPKN; from the coding sequence ATGTTTCAAAGAATAATCCGTTCAGATAATTCAAAAACCACCATTATCATTCGCTTAATGGTTGGTACTGTTTTCTTTTCCGAAGGTATTCAAAAATTTATTTTTCCTGCCATTCGTGGGGCTGGAAGGTTTGAAAAAATCGGATTGCCTTCACCTGAATTTTTAGGAAATTTTGTCGGCACATTTGAGATTCTTTGCGGTGCATTGATTTTAATTGGTCTGCTTACACGATTGGCGAGTATTCCTCTCATTATCATTATGCTTGTTGCCATTGCAACCACAAAGGCAGGCATTTTAGCCAATCAAGGTTTTTGGGAAATGATGCATGGAAGTAGAACAGATTGGGCCATGTTACTGGGCAGTATCTTTTTGTTAATCAAAGGCGGTGGCTACTGGTCGGTTGACAATAAACTGAATAACCCAAAAAATTAA
- a CDS encoding DUF4212 domain-containing protein — protein sequence MTKNNAKAYWKENIKYLFILLTIWFLVSYGAGILFKDTLNQIKMGGFKLGFWFAQQGSIYVFVVLIFVYVRLMNKLDKKYGYDE from the coding sequence ATGACAAAAAACAATGCAAAAGCCTATTGGAAAGAAAACATTAAATACCTGTTCATACTTTTAACCATTTGGTTTTTGGTATCATATGGAGCAGGCATTTTATTTAAAGATACCTTAAATCAGATAAAAATGGGAGGCTTCAAATTAGGATTTTGGTTTGCGCAACAAGGCTCTATATATGTGTTTGTTGTTCTCATATTTGTGTACGTTCGCCTAATGAATAAACTTGATAAAAAATATGGTTACGATGAATAG
- a CDS encoding phosphoribosylaminoimidazolesuccinocarboxamide synthase: MNTITSTDFNFPGQKSVYHGKVREVYNINNEQLVMIATDRLSAFDVVMPKGIPYKGQILNQIATKMMAATEDLVPNWLTATPDPNVAVGHLCEPFKVEMVIRGYMSGHAAREYKAGKRMLCGVAMPEGMKENDKFPEPIITPATKAEMGDHDEDISREDILKRGIVSEADYVVLEDYTRKLFQRGTEIAASRGLILVDTKYEFGKTKDGKIVLIDEIHTPDSSRYFYADGYKERQANNEPQKQLSKEFVRQWLIANNFQGLKGQTVPVMSDAYIETVSERYIELYENITGETFVKGDVSNIQKRIENNVLAYLK; the protein is encoded by the coding sequence ATGAATACAATCACAAGTACCGATTTCAATTTCCCAGGACAAAAATCTGTTTATCACGGAAAAGTTAGAGAAGTTTATAACATCAACAACGAGCAATTGGTAATGATTGCAACCGACAGGTTATCGGCATTCGATGTCGTGATGCCAAAAGGAATTCCGTACAAAGGACAAATACTAAACCAAATAGCCACCAAAATGATGGCAGCGACAGAGGATTTAGTACCAAACTGGTTAACAGCAACACCCGACCCTAATGTAGCTGTAGGGCATTTGTGCGAACCTTTTAAAGTTGAAATGGTAATTCGTGGGTATATGAGTGGACATGCAGCACGTGAGTATAAAGCAGGAAAACGCATGCTTTGTGGTGTAGCTATGCCAGAAGGCATGAAAGAGAACGATAAGTTTCCAGAACCTATTATAACACCTGCAACCAAAGCAGAAATGGGCGATCATGATGAAGATATTTCAAGAGAAGATATTTTAAAGCGTGGTATTGTTTCAGAAGCAGATTATGTGGTTTTAGAAGATTATACCCGTAAATTATTTCAAAGAGGAACAGAAATAGCCGCAAGCCGAGGCTTGATTTTGGTGGATACCAAATACGAATTTGGTAAAACTAAAGATGGTAAAATAGTATTGATTGATGAAATACATACCCCAGACTCCTCACGTTATTTTTATGCTGATGGCTATAAAGAAAGACAAGCCAATAACGAACCCCAAAAGCAATTAAGTAAAGAGTTTGTACGCCAGTGGCTCATAGCCAATAACTTTCAAGGTTTAAAAGGACAAACCGTACCTGTTATGAGCGACGCGTATATTGAAACCGTTAGCGAACGCTATATAGAACTTTATGAAAACATTACAGGAGAAACCTTTGTAAAAGGTGATGTAAGCAATATACAAAAACGTATTGAGAATAATGTTTTGGCGTATTTGAAGTAA
- a CDS encoding PhoH family protein produces MNEIIIELEEITPKEFFGAQNTNIELLKKYFPKLKIVARGNKIKAFGDDELLEEFDRRMKMLLNHFTKYNKLDENVIERVLTSQSSDDYSTSDSSGEVLVHGVGGKLIKAQTANQRKLVESMRANDMVFAIGPAGTGKTYTGVALAVQALKNKEVKRIILTRPAVEAGENLGFLPGDLKEKLDPYMQPLYDALRDMIPAEKLAMYIENGTIQIAPLAFMRGRTLDNAFVILDEGQNTTHNQMKMFLTRMGKNAKFLLTGDPGQIDLPRRTISGLKEALLILKNVEGVGMIFLDDKDVIRHRLVKKVIEAYKSIEHVD; encoded by the coding sequence TTGAACGAAATTATCATCGAACTTGAAGAAATCACTCCAAAAGAATTTTTTGGAGCCCAAAACACCAATATTGAACTCCTAAAAAAATATTTTCCTAAGCTTAAGATTGTAGCCAGAGGTAATAAGATCAAGGCCTTTGGCGACGACGAGCTGTTAGAAGAATTCGATCGCCGCATGAAAATGCTTTTGAATCATTTTACCAAATACAATAAGCTTGATGAAAACGTTATAGAGCGTGTACTCACAAGCCAAAGTAGTGACGATTATTCTACGTCCGATTCAAGCGGCGAAGTTTTGGTACACGGTGTTGGAGGCAAACTTATTAAAGCACAAACAGCTAACCAACGTAAATTGGTAGAAAGTATGCGTGCCAATGATATGGTTTTTGCCATAGGACCTGCAGGAACCGGCAAAACCTATACAGGTGTTGCTTTAGCAGTGCAAGCGCTTAAGAACAAAGAGGTGAAACGTATTATTTTAACCCGTCCAGCAGTTGAAGCAGGGGAGAACCTTGGGTTTTTACCGGGCGATTTAAAAGAAAAGTTAGACCCTTACATGCAGCCTTTATATGATGCGCTACGAGATATGATACCTGCCGAAAAATTGGCAATGTACATTGAGAACGGTACCATACAAATAGCGCCATTAGCGTTTATGCGCGGACGCACGCTCGATAATGCATTTGTAATTTTAGATGAAGGACAAAATACGACACATAACCAAATGAAAATGTTCTTAACCCGTATGGGTAAAAACGCCAAATTTTTATTAACTGGCGACCCAGGGCAAATAGATTTGCCACGACGTACCATTTCTGGTCTTAAAGAAGCTTTGTTGATATTAAAAAATGTAGAAGGTGTGGGGATGATATTTTTAGATGATAAAGATGTGATTCGTCACCGTTTGGTTAAAAAGGTTATTGAGGCATATAAAAGCATCGAACACGTAGATTGA
- a CDS encoding class I SAM-dependent methyltransferase, with protein sequence MENFDRKKHWENIYQTKQPNEVSWYEPTPETSLDFINQFNVPTTAKIIDIGGGDSFLVDHLLRKGYQDITVLDISETAIGKAKKRLGKQAEKVKWVVTDVAKFQSTEPYDFWHDRAAFHFLTDEQEISSYLETAQRSIKPTGILVIGTFSEQGPTKCSGIEIKQYSENSMIERLKNIFDKIKCITLDHKTPFGTIQNFVFCSFKKIQIT encoded by the coding sequence ATGGAAAATTTCGATAGAAAAAAACATTGGGAAAACATATACCAAACCAAGCAACCGAATGAAGTGAGTTGGTATGAACCGACACCTGAAACTTCACTTGACTTTATTAACCAATTCAATGTGCCAACAACTGCTAAAATCATTGACATTGGTGGTGGAGATAGTTTTTTGGTTGACCACTTACTACGTAAAGGATATCAAGACATTACCGTGCTTGACATTTCAGAAACAGCCATTGGTAAAGCAAAAAAACGACTTGGGAAACAAGCTGAAAAAGTAAAATGGGTTGTTACAGATGTAGCAAAATTTCAGTCTACGGAACCATACGACTTTTGGCACGACCGGGCAGCTTTTCACTTTCTTACAGATGAGCAAGAGATTTCAAGCTATCTAGAAACCGCACAACGTAGCATCAAGCCAACAGGAATTTTGGTTATTGGGACTTTTTCAGAACAAGGTCCGACCAAATGCAGTGGCATTGAAATCAAACAGTATTCGGAGAACTCAATGATCGAACGACTAAAAAATATCTTTGATAAAATAAAATGTATCACACTTGACCACAAAACACCTTTTGGCACCATTCAAAATTTTGTGTTTTGCAGTTTTAAAAAAATACAAATCACATAG
- a CDS encoding TfoX/Sxy family protein encodes MAYDIFLADRIRQQLKEKHVLFEELKMMGGLCFKVDNKMLCGIHFDKKFGDNLLMARIGEAVYEAELEKPNCLPMDFTGRPMKGYIFVTPEGFDADDDLSYWLDVCLAFNPLAKASKPKKKTK; translated from the coding sequence ATGGCTTACGATATATTTTTAGCCGATAGGATTCGTCAGCAACTTAAAGAAAAACACGTTCTTTTTGAAGAACTAAAGATGATGGGTGGTTTGTGTTTTAAAGTGGATAATAAAATGCTTTGTGGTATTCATTTCGATAAAAAATTTGGCGATAATTTACTCATGGCACGCATTGGGGAAGCTGTTTACGAAGCTGAACTTGAAAAACCAAACTGCCTACCAATGGATTTTACAGGGCGTCCTATGAAAGGCTATATTTTTGTAACTCCCGAAGGTTTTGATGCTGATGATGATTTATCGTATTGGCTCGATGTATGCTTAGCTTTTAATCCATTGGCTAAGGCTAGCAAACCTAAAAAGAAAACAAAATAA
- a CDS encoding NYN domain-containing protein, which translates to MDTNINLAVLIDGDNIPSAHVKEMMEEIAKYGNPTIKRIYGDWTKPHLSKWKNLLLENAITPIQQYGYTTGKNATDSAMIIDAMDVLYSGKVNGFCLVSSDSDFTRLAVRLREAGMQVIGIGEKKTPNPFIVACDKFIYVEILKNKTDRQDKDVDAVKDSVDKITPKDIELIKTTISDVSDDDGWAFLGDVGSLLQKKQPNFDSRNFGFEKLTPLIKSIDIFELEQRENPKSRHKLIFVRIKSKQVGVKKKRR; encoded by the coding sequence ATGGACACAAATATAAATTTAGCAGTACTTATTGATGGCGATAATATCCCATCGGCACACGTAAAAGAAATGATGGAAGAAATCGCCAAATACGGCAATCCAACCATTAAACGTATTTATGGCGACTGGACCAAACCCCACCTATCAAAATGGAAAAACCTCTTGCTTGAAAATGCCATAACACCTATCCAACAGTACGGTTACACCACCGGGAAAAATGCCACCGATTCTGCCATGATTATTGACGCCATGGATGTACTATATTCGGGGAAAGTAAATGGGTTTTGTCTGGTATCGAGCGACAGCGATTTTACACGCTTGGCCGTCAGGTTGCGGGAAGCAGGTATGCAAGTCATTGGTATTGGTGAAAAGAAAACCCCAAATCCATTTATTGTGGCTTGCGATAAATTTATTTATGTCGAAATATTAAAAAATAAAACCGACAGACAAGATAAAGATGTTGATGCCGTTAAAGACAGCGTTGATAAAATAACCCCAAAAGATATTGAATTGATTAAAACCACCATTTCGGATGTGTCGGATGATGATGGTTGGGCATTTCTTGGCGATGTTGGTAGTCTACTACAAAAAAAACAGCCCAATTTCGATTCCAGAAATTTTGGTTTTGAGAAACTCACACCTTTAATAAAGTCGATTGATATTTTTGAGTTGGAGCAACGTGAAAACCCTAAAAGTCGCCATAAACTCATTTTTGTACGCATTAAATCGAAACAAGTAGGTGTTAAAAAGAAACGACGCTAA
- a CDS encoding SAM hydrolase/SAM-dependent halogenase family protein — MAIITLTTDFGEKDHFAGATKGAIYSELPNVKIVDISHSVSPFNILEAGYIIQNAYNSFPKGTIHIIGIDSEINEENKHIALKLDDHYFICANNGIMSMICSEIAPEKIVEINIHDKIQTSFPVLDVFVKVACHIARGGTLEVIGKTIPEIKPTKHITPFVNDDKTQIIGSVIYVDNYGNVVTNIKRPFFESIQKGRSFEVSARNNKFKKIHNRYSDIVNFEIPEEKRHDEGRGLVVFNSGGFLEIAVYKSNSATVGSASTLMGLGLMDAISVNFSTESMLPKS; from the coding sequence ATGGCGATAATAACATTAACTACCGATTTTGGAGAAAAAGATCACTTTGCTGGCGCAACAAAAGGCGCTATTTACAGTGAGTTACCCAATGTTAAAATTGTTGATATCTCACATTCGGTGTCGCCTTTTAATATTTTAGAGGCTGGTTATATCATTCAAAATGCTTACAACAGTTTCCCAAAAGGCACGATACATATTATAGGTATAGATTCTGAAATTAACGAAGAAAACAAACATATTGCCTTAAAACTAGACGACCATTATTTTATTTGTGCCAATAATGGGATTATGAGCATGATTTGCTCTGAAATTGCACCCGAAAAAATTGTTGAAATCAATATCCACGATAAAATACAAACCAGTTTTCCGGTACTAGACGTTTTTGTAAAAGTGGCTTGCCACATTGCACGTGGTGGTACCCTAGAGGTTATTGGCAAAACCATACCAGAAATTAAACCTACAAAACATATTACCCCATTTGTGAACGATGATAAAACCCAAATTATAGGTAGCGTTATTTATGTTGATAATTATGGTAATGTGGTAACAAATATTAAGCGTCCATTTTTTGAAAGCATACAAAAAGGAAGGTCTTTTGAAGTTTCGGCAAGAAATAATAAGTTTAAAAAAATACATAATCGCTATAGCGATATTGTGAATTTTGAAATTCCTGAAGAAAAAAGGCATGATGAAGGCAGAGGTTTGGTGGTTTTTAATTCGGGTGGCTTTTTAGAAATTGCCGTTTACAAAAGTAATAGTGCTACAGTAGGTAGTGCTTCTACTTTAATGGGGTTGGGCTTGATGGATGCTATTAGCGTTAATTTTAGTACCGAATCCATGCTTCCTAAAAGTTAA
- a CDS encoding heparan-alpha-glucosaminide N-acetyltransferase domain-containing protein, translating into MHTNRLYFIDAVRAFAILMMLQGHFIDTLLDPLYRNPIYTAYNVWSYFRGITAPVFFTISGLVFTYLLLRANAKGNDKKRIKKGIFRGFLLLLIGYSLRVNLVSWFTGYFSPYFLVIDVLQCIGLSLILLVCLYSIFKNHSYIFSIVLFCIGCACFLSEPLYRDLVIDDVPLFFANYMTKVNGSIFTILPWFGYSAFGAFFSTVFFRHAHRNRFKQFTIATFFVAGFLLIFYSTDFLFYLHRVTGYELLYRCADFNYLFIRMGNVLVLFGLFYTLERYLKQSIISRIGEKTLSMYVIHFIILYGSFTGYGLKHFFNQSLNPLEVILGAALFVIVVCLISFYYARTNHFVYNLARRFMSLFKR; encoded by the coding sequence TTGCATACTAACCGCTTATATTTTATTGATGCCGTTCGAGCATTTGCTATTTTAATGATGCTTCAAGGGCATTTTATAGATACGCTATTAGATCCTCTTTACAGAAATCCTATTTATACAGCCTATAATGTTTGGTCCTACTTTAGGGGTATTACAGCTCCTGTGTTTTTTACCATTTCAGGATTGGTTTTTACTTATTTACTGTTGCGGGCTAACGCTAAAGGCAACGATAAAAAACGCATAAAAAAAGGGATATTTAGAGGTTTTCTATTGTTGCTTATTGGCTATAGTTTACGTGTTAATTTGGTAAGCTGGTTTACGGGGTATTTCAGTCCGTATTTTTTGGTTATAGATGTACTGCAATGCATTGGTTTGTCACTTATACTATTGGTTTGCCTGTATTCCATATTCAAAAACCATAGCTATATATTTTCTATAGTCCTTTTTTGCATTGGTTGTGCTTGTTTTTTATCGGAACCGTTGTATAGAGATTTGGTTATTGATGACGTCCCACTTTTTTTTGCAAATTACATGACTAAAGTTAATGGCTCCATATTTACTATTTTACCATGGTTTGGATATTCGGCATTTGGGGCGTTTTTTTCTACGGTGTTTTTTAGGCATGCACATCGTAATCGGTTTAAACAATTTACCATTGCAACATTTTTTGTTGCTGGCTTTTTATTGATTTTTTATTCTACAGATTTTCTCTTTTATCTGCATAGAGTCACAGGATATGAATTGTTGTACAGATGTGCCGATTTTAACTATTTGTTTATTAGAATGGGCAATGTTTTGGTACTTTTTGGCTTGTTTTATACCCTAGAACGTTATTTAAAGCAATCCATAATTTCTAGAATAGGTGAAAAAACATTATCTATGTACGTGATACATTTCATTATTCTTTACGGAAGTTTTACTGGCTATGGTTTAAAACATTTTTTCAATCAATCCTTAAACCCTTTAGAAGTGATTTTGGGGGCAGCATTGTTTGTTATAGTAGTTTGTCTTATCTCGTTTTACTACGCACGCACCAATCACTTTGTTTATAATTTAGCCAGAAGGTTTATGAGTTTATTTAAAAGATAA
- a CDS encoding sodium:solute symporter family protein, which translates to MNSLFIAASLGVQNWTYIIVGITFTLYIGIAIWTRAGSTKEFYVAGGGVSPLANGMATAADWMSAASFISMAGIISFAGYDGAVYLMGWTGGYVLLALLLAPYLRKFGKFTVPDFIGDRYYSNTARMVGVICALLVSFTYVAGQMRGVGLVFSRFLEVDINTGVIIGMIIVLFYAVLGGMKGITYTQVAQYCVLIFAFMVPAIFISIQMTGNPIPQLGFGGKLADGSGMYLLDKLDGLSTELGFAEYTEGSKSMIDVFAITLALMVGTAGLPHVIVRFFTVKRVKDARKSAGLALLLIAILYTTAPAVSVFARTNMIETVSNKSYATMPEWFKKWETTGLIVFDDKNNDGHIQYLADASKNELVVDNDIMVLANPEIANLPDWVIALVAAGALAAALSTAAGLLLVISSSVSHDLIKKMINPNISDKGELIAARLSAVVAVCVAGYFGINPPGFVAATVALAFGLAAASFFPAIILGIFYKKMNKEGAIAGMIVGILSMLFYMLKFKFDWFGGGGKADWWFGISPEGFGTVAMILNFIVSIVIMKFTPEPPQDVQDIVENIRIPNGAGEATGH; encoded by the coding sequence ATGAATAGTTTATTTATAGCAGCGTCTTTAGGGGTGCAAAATTGGACATATATTATAGTAGGTATTACTTTTACACTTTATATTGGAATTGCCATTTGGACAAGAGCAGGTTCTACCAAAGAGTTTTATGTTGCAGGAGGTGGTGTATCGCCTTTAGCTAATGGAATGGCAACTGCAGCCGATTGGATGAGTGCAGCATCATTTATATCCATGGCAGGGATCATTTCTTTTGCAGGATACGATGGCGCAGTATATTTAATGGGATGGACAGGCGGTTACGTGCTTCTTGCTTTATTATTAGCTCCTTACTTACGAAAATTCGGAAAGTTTACCGTACCCGATTTTATAGGCGACAGGTACTATTCTAACACTGCACGGATGGTGGGCGTTATTTGCGCACTTTTGGTATCGTTTACTTATGTAGCTGGTCAAATGCGAGGCGTTGGCTTAGTGTTTTCCCGTTTTTTAGAAGTTGATATTAATACAGGGGTTATTATAGGTATGATAATCGTTTTGTTTTATGCCGTTCTTGGTGGTATGAAAGGTATCACGTATACCCAAGTAGCACAATATTGCGTGCTTATTTTTGCTTTTATGGTGCCAGCTATTTTTATTTCTATTCAAATGACTGGAAACCCGATTCCACAATTAGGATTTGGCGGTAAATTGGCCGATGGTTCAGGAATGTATTTATTAGATAAATTAGACGGTTTAAGCACCGAGCTTGGTTTTGCCGAATATACCGAAGGTTCAAAATCTATGATAGACGTGTTTGCCATAACTTTAGCATTAATGGTAGGTACAGCAGGTTTACCGCATGTTATTGTACGCTTTTTTACAGTTAAACGCGTAAAGGATGCCCGTAAATCGGCAGGCCTGGCGTTATTATTAATTGCTATTTTATATACAACAGCGCCGGCTGTTTCTGTTTTTGCAAGAACCAATATGATTGAAACGGTATCAAATAAATCATATGCTACCATGCCAGAATGGTTTAAAAAATGGGAAACTACTGGTTTAATTGTATTTGATGATAAAAACAACGACGGACACATTCAGTATCTAGCGGATGCTTCAAAAAACGAATTGGTTGTAGATAATGATATTATGGTGCTTGCAAACCCCGAAATTGCCAATTTACCCGATTGGGTTATAGCCTTGGTAGCAGCAGGTGCCTTAGCAGCAGCCTTATCAACAGCAGCAGGTCTGTTATTGGTTATTTCATCTTCGGTTTCACACGATTTAATCAAGAAAATGATCAACCCAAACATCTCAGATAAAGGCGAATTAATAGCAGCACGTTTATCGGCAGTAGTTGCTGTTTGTGTAGCAGGATATTTCGGAATCAACCCACCGGGGTTTGTGGCTGCAACAGTTGCATTAGCGTTTGGTTTAGCCGCAGCATCCTTTTTTCCAGCTATTATTTTAGGGATTTTTTATAAGAAAATGAACAAAGAAGGAGCTATAGCAGGTATGATAGTAGGTATTTTATCTATGCTGTTTTACATGCTTAAATTCAAGTTCGATTGGTTTGGTGGCGGCGGAAAAGCCGATTGGTGGTTTGGAATTTCACCTGAAGGTTTTGGAACTGTAGCCATGATTCTTAATTTTATTGTATCCATAGTTATTATGAAATTTACCCCAGAACCTCCACAGGATGTACAGGATATTGTTGAAAATATTCGTATACCTAATGGTGCTGGTGAAGCAACAGGGCATTAA
- a CDS encoding sulfite exporter TauE/SafE family protein, with product MDIVVISLVAFFVAILTFFSGFGLGTILTPVFMIFFPVELAIALTGVVHFFNNIFKLFLVGRNANKDVLLRFGIPAVVAAIAGSWILLNITNLQPLFAYDAFGKHFEVYPVKFIISILLIIFASIDLIPYFNNLQFGKDKLPIGGALSGFFGGLSGNQGAMRSAFLIKAGLSKEAFIGTAVVVSTFVDFTRLSVYATRFTKTGLTDNLTLVICATLAGIAGSFLGNKLLKKVTLHFLQVTVAIMLIMISLALGAGLI from the coding sequence ATGGACATAGTAGTTATATCATTAGTAGCATTTTTTGTTGCCATTCTTACATTCTTTTCGGGTTTTGGACTTGGAACAATCCTAACGCCTGTTTTTATGATTTTCTTTCCTGTTGAATTAGCAATCGCCCTAACAGGAGTCGTTCATTTCTTCAATAATATTTTCAAACTATTTTTGGTGGGGCGTAATGCCAACAAAGACGTTTTGTTGCGTTTTGGTATTCCTGCCGTAGTTGCCGCTATTGCTGGTTCTTGGATTTTATTAAACATAACCAACCTGCAACCATTGTTTGCCTATGATGCATTTGGAAAGCATTTTGAAGTTTATCCCGTAAAATTTATCATTTCCATTTTGCTTATTATATTCGCAAGTATAGATCTTATTCCATACTTCAATAATTTACAATTCGGTAAGGACAAATTACCCATTGGCGGAGCGTTAAGTGGTTTCTTTGGTGGACTTTCTGGTAATCAAGGCGCTATGCGAAGTGCGTTTTTAATCAAAGCAGGCCTTTCAAAAGAAGCATTTATAGGAACGGCAGTTGTGGTTTCAACTTTTGTAGACTTTACTCGATTGAGTGTTTATGCAACACGATTTACAAAAACAGGACTGACCGACAATTTGACTTTGGTAATTTGTGCAACATTAGCGGGAATTGCTGGATCTTTTTTAGGCAATAAACTTCTGAAGAAAGTTACTTTACACTTTTTACAAGTGACGGTTGCGATCATGCTGATAATGATTTCGCTTGCTTTGGGTGCAGGACTCATATGA